A window of Fundulus heteroclitus isolate FHET01 unplaced genomic scaffold, MU-UCD_Fhet_4.1 scaffold_60, whole genome shotgun sequence contains these coding sequences:
- the LOC110367068 gene encoding protein EVI2B: MRETLKVCKRRRTEVKMTSFILIMLLPLAAISTLTSEQPHNFMDATAGEVVQNIQLATQQLSTIDQLLVALNITSTNTADRNTPDESRSSTPSLYTTKTMLPATLSINPQTASTVTPSSGILTVKSKVWKSITMVMTSQTSKQRKKSTQPVMLVLGTIKQSHGTLRTSTSQLKLNEMTTSFKSTSKSTAIYTETTSFKPEENISTRTKPVPSGDGAQSSTPVTPTLTFNKTKKKYFQHSNVVAAIIGAALLLMIVGFVLICMRRQRLQKQQTTTNWAGPSPFLEGETNNGNVVLRSSNQISLTSFLPHRLSKRFSLHPETNEMKDITPRATLEENHQGSTFGQAMDGNDAHKKSSQQLFHI; this comes from the coding sequence CGTGAAACACTAAAGGTGTGTAAAAGGAGAAGAACTGAGGTCAAAATGACCagctttattctcataatgctGCTGCCACTGGCAGCAATCAGCACATTAACATCTGAGCAGCCACACAACTTCATGGATGCGACGGCAGGCGAGGTGGTCCAAAATATCCAGCTGGCAACACAACAGCTGTCAACAATAGATCAGCTGTTGGTAGCTCTCAACATTACATCAACTAACACCGCTGATCGGAATACACCAGATGAATCAAGAAGCTCTACTCCTTCCCTGTACACAACGAAAACAATGTTACCTGCAACACTCTCAATAAATCCTCAAACAGCATCAACAGTTACCCCCTCCTCAGGTATATTGACTGTTAAGTCTAAAGTTTGGAAATCTATAACAATGGTTATGACTAGTCAAACCagtaagcaaagaaaaaaatcaacacaaccTGTAATGCTAGTGCTAGGAACGATCAAACAAAGCCATGGTACATTGAGAACATCAACCTCTCAGCTCAAGCTAAATGAAATGACCACCTCATTTAAATCTACATCCAAGTCGACAGCCATCTATACTGAAACCACATCATTCAAGCCTGAGGAGAACATATCTACAAGAACCAAGCCAGTTCCAAGTGGTGATGGAGCACAGTCCTCAACCCCAGTTACGCCTACACTGACTTTCaacaagacaaagaaaaaatatttccaacacAGCAACGTTGTTGCAGCAATAATAGGTGCAGCACTCTTGCTGATGATTGTAGGATTTGTGTTAATCTGCATGCGAAGACAGAGACTTCAGAAGCAGCAGACAACTACGAACTGGGCAGGTCCTTCCCCATTTCTAGAGGGGGAGACTAACAATGGCAATGTAGTACTCAGGTCATCCAACCAAATTTCTCTAACCAGTTTTCTGCCTCACAGACTTTCAAAGAGATTCTCTTTACACCCAGAAACAAATGAGATGAAAGATATCACTCCAAGAGCCACGTTAGAAGAAAATCACCAAGGAAGCACCTTTGGTCAAGCTATGGATGGAAATgatgcacacaaaaaaagttcaCAGCAGCTGTTCCATATATGA